The stretch of DNA AAtgtttttgaaaataaacaAACTTGTATTATatctaatgaaaaaaatatatatattaatgaaaatcaTAGTGAAATAgagatataatataaaaataaaagtgaaaGCAAAAATAGAAGAAGCATAAAAACATAAGGAATAGTTAACACTATaatgaaatgaaaataaaaattatttagaaTTACCACTTAGTAAAAATGATatgatttaatttaaattaaatgtaAGTAAATTTCAACAATCtagattttaataatattgataTTGATAACCattgatataataaaaaaaaaaaattttatatatatatatatatatatataacaaaatatttaaCATCTATTATAGGAAAATACTATAATTTTTCGAAAAGacgaaataaaatttaaaattattgtatacataaaaaataaatgcaaTTTTAAACTAGACATAATTTCaattgatttaaaaaaaaaaatgataaaaataatcttaTAAATTAAGAAGATACGATAAAAAAGagattatatatttctatacATATATATCTGTAAAGAAGTTAAAtgtgaataaaaaaaaaatttatgaataaCATGTTGCATAAAGTATTTAAgttttttgataaatattaaaataggatttcagaaaaaaaaaatgaaaattaaaatgaaaattaaaattaaaattaaaattaaaataaaaaataatataaaaaaataaaaataatcaagtcaaataaaaaatatttcataaaaaatttattgcataatttttttttttttttttttgtattaatatTACTCAAATGTGTATTAATTAtgtatgtaatttttttcctattttatttattttatttatttatttttttttttttttgttgtctaattattacaaaaaataagaaatataaaaaattttaatataatatgaaGTGCTTATGTATATTCactattctttttaaataatatgtgaaattaaattgaataatataaagattATTTGAAGTTAAAGATATCTTACTATTATTTAACCTTCCGTTACTTTTTCTCTGTTTAAATTCGTATTTTGTATTTATGAGTTATGAATAATTCTAATTGTATCagtaaattaaataatatattaaaatatgattctacgagaaaaaaaaaaataataacaaaaaataatataaaacatGAAaacataaatgaaaaatatttatatacaagTAATTGCAtaggaaaaatatatattgaaaaacTAATAAGTGAGTGTGATGATTTGGCAAATAAGAATTTAGGGAATGAAACtaacaaaataaaagattatcatgatagaaataaaaacaatgatATTGAATTTACAAAATTATCAAATTTAGAAATAGACAATAGATTATGTAAGGTTAAAGGTGTTAACCTACGTGAAGGTAGAGCCGGCATGCTTAATGAGGTTATAATGGAAACACTAAATAAAATGGGagaatgcatatatatagaaaactCTAATTTTGAGGCTTttgtaaaaagaaaagatgaagtagataatttaaattatataaaagaatctTCAAACGAAGAAAATGGatatgatatttttataaacaataatttatataataaatatctaTATCAAAAACACTACGATCTGATAAATTTGAatcataataaatataatatcaatgctaatttttctaattataaagatataaaagaaaaaaaaataaatgagaCTAATGCATTCTTTGACGAACCtaattcaaataattcaGTTTCTATTTATGAGAAAAATCAAcgaaatgaaaattatagtATCAAAGAAAGTAAGCtattgaataaaaattttaattcttgTGAAAATAACAATTCTAAAAAAGCAACTTGTTACAATGAAAGTATTTTTAGAGAAAAAAgtgattatttttatgaaaataatatttataatgaaaCAATCAAAAAATGCTATATATTTGATCCTTCAGAATATGAcgatgaaaatataaaattaattaaaaacggtttaaaatgtaatatacgtgatttaaaaaatggtTCATATGTAATATCTTTCAACATTAGAAGAACTggatattattatttatctatttttcataaaaaaaaacctgTAGCAAATTCGCCTTATCTTATTCATATAAAACCATCAGTGGCTTATGCTTCCAACTGTATTGTATATAAAGATttaaacaataaaataattataccTACAccaaataagaaaaaatatagaaaaaaaattcaaaaaaattcaaaaaaagaaatatatagtaataaaaatttaaataatatatataatgactCCTTtgatgaaatatattttaatttaactAACTCTTACTCTGATAAAGAAagtaataatgatatatcTTGTGATACTGACAACACTTACTGTTCCtttatttcaaataaatatcCTATTACTTCAGATAGTGATATTAATAATGACTGTGACATAAATAGACAATCATATAATGAAgtaaatatgaatattttaaaatgctatgatgatgaagaagaaaacaaaacatttagtaattttttcattcaaAGTTATGATgcttataataataaaataaatgaaggAAAAAACACCTATGAAGTTATGGGTTTAGGTGATATTAAAATAACTgaaataaatgatttaaataatggCATATACGAAGTagtttataaatatttaaataggaataataataatgcttataataataacataaaCAATAGTAATAATACTTATAGAGAAATTAGAGTAACTTTAAATGGATTTCATGTAAAAGGTTCACCATTTAGAATAATTCtgaaaaatgataaaaattcattgctcttgaataaaataaagaattttttaccaatttataatttaaatacttTTAATCCTACTGAAAATATTCTTAATATTATGAATTCATACAAATACATAAAAGATAACTACTTGAATGATGAAAACGAAACatattatatgaatatatatccTTATTacgaaaaaaaggaattagataaaatattaaaaaaagtagatAATAACTTAATATCACTAATGACTATACCTATGAAGCAACAAatctttaattatataaaatatatgaataatgataaagaactagtaaaattaaaaaaaactctCTACAAAGAACTTTTAGTTGCTAATAGTAAAATGTTAAATTGTgcaattatatttaatgaagATTTTAAAGAAGacaaagaaaatttaatgaaagaTAGAGATCTCCAAGAGCGCACTATAgaagaaattaaattaatgtatgaatcattaaaagaaaaaaatattcatactTTACCATTTAATTTTGCCACTAAAGATATGAAATTATATGAGAaggaattaataaataaaaaaaaagaattattagaAAAGCAAAATAAACTAATAGAAAGATATAATActcttaaaaataaagagaaaCAATTCTGTGAAAACAGAGAACAAATTACGGAAgaattgaaaaataaatataagcttcatcaaaatatttatgaatgCTCACAAAATGCTTTGCTAGAAACCAACagtaatttgaaaaaaataactataagtaatattaaaaaatgttgtaaaaatgaaaaaaatatattagcgTTGAAAAACGAAAAAAACTTAAATGCTTTCTATAACACGTACATgaataaatagaaataaaattgattaaaaaaaaaaaaaaaaaacagtttTAAACAACAAAATCATTGAAAGAATAATAGATGTAtgcatacatatataaaagaaaaaatcaaGAGAATACAAGGGAATTATAAAagtttcaaaaataaaaaatagtagTTGTTACAATGAAAGGTAATTCAATAAACtcttcaaataaaaaaaaaaaaaaaaaaattaaaagaattattgtCACACATATAGATAATGAGAAATaactataataaataaaatgtatgctttttttttttttgtccatttttttcctttttttttttaactattaAAAACAATATTGATAATAGTGactaagtttttttttttatttcatttatttagataattataattttttatataacatatatatgttttaagTGGAAAATCATAAAAGTTattttgcattttttttcttatatataaaaatattttttgaaaatgttCTTCcattatatatgaaaattaatatagaaaaacaaaataaatagtggtaaacaatatttttaatcttaaaaaaattttatttttttttattttaaaaattaaaaaaaaagatttaaggattttcttaatatataacaaaaaaatatattgggtaaaaaaaaaaaaaatttagataatCTTAATCggttttcaaaaataaaacacaaaataaaaacttaaaaaatgtgcaaaaaaacatttaaaagaaattttataaattatgaattaattttcataattaaataaagctTATTCCAAcaagaataatttttattgtaataGAGTTATTTACtatgaatatatatgtacacTTAATACATTTCTTCtaattaatttctttataataaaattactgTCAAGTTTAAGATACATAGAATGAGGAAAAGTTATAATCTTTTTAAATCAGTAAAAAGAAGAATTGATTATTCATTATGTTTAGTTACCgatgataaatttttaaaagataaagaaaatgcGTGTCAACATTTTATTGACAAAGTAATTGAAGGAGTTTTAGGAGGTGTTAGTTTGGTACAATTAAGGTTAAAAAAATCCGatgatatttatttttataatatggCTGTTAaggtaaaaaataaattacttCAACATAATATCcctttaattataaataatagatTAGATATATGTTTAAGTATTGATGCGGATGGAGTTCATTTAGGAAAAACTGATATGCCTCTTAATATAGCTAGAAACATATtaggagaaaaaaaaattataggtGCTACTATAAATTTTAGTGATGAAAAAGATATTGAAATGGccttaaataataatgtagATTATATAGCTCATGAAAATACATTATATGATtcgaaaacaaaaaaaacaatCACCTCGTATACACAAGGTTTAAAGGAACAGATATGTACTTtacaatataaaataaaatatcttcaagaaaaaaggaaaatttcTCCATACGTTGGTATACCCcctattttattaataggaGGTATTAATACtatgaatataaaagaaaCTATGAcaaatttttatgataaatGCTCAGGTGTAGCTATTGCCTCGGGAATTATTGGTGAAAATTGCAATCCAATGATAAATTCACTTAAATTGAAATTTGTAattgataaatataaaattaactaTAATGTTGcttttattaatatgtaCAGCAACTTccttaaatatttattttataaaattacaaataaTGAGAAAGTAagtttgaaaaatatattagaagagaaagaacaaaaaaataaaagttatatAGATGAAGTAGTTACAAActctaatataaaaaaaaacattcttaatttttttataaataaatgtcAACTTAGAATTCTACAATTAAATcaatcattaaaaaataatgataaaataaaagtttacCTTTATCATtccaaatttttatattcagaTGATAAAAGCTCCtttaatgtaaataatttacAATGTGGAGGAGGGTGTGTGAGTAAATggatagaaaaaaataaaaacgaaaacattcaaaataaaatatttatttttattgatgAAGAAATTCTTCAATTgttt from Plasmodium relictum strain SGS1 genome assembly, chromosome: 11 encodes:
- a CDS encoding thiamin-phosphate pyrophosphorylase, putative codes for the protein MRKSYNLFKSVKRRIDYSLCLVTDDKFLKDKENACQHFIDKVIEGVLGGVSLVQLRLKKSDDIYFYNMAVKVKNKLLQHNIPLIINNRLDICLSIDADGVHLGKTDMPLNIARNILGEKKIIGATINFSDEKDIEMALNNNVDYIAHENTLYDSKTKKTITSYTQGLKEQICTLQYKIKYLQEKRKISPYVGIPPILLIGGINTMNIKETMTNFYDKCSGVAIASGIIGENCNPMINSLKLKFVIDKYKINYNVAFINMYSNFLKYLFYKITNNEKVSLKNILEEKEQKNKSYIDEVVTNSNIKKNILNFFINKCQLRILQLNQSLKNNDKIKVYLYHSKFLYSDDKSSFNVNNLQCGGGCVSKWIEKNKNENIQNKIFIFIDEEILQLFKKNFQPNFFKLNFFFLIKKNSHVGYNSFKHFEYDMKDASIKYTDNFINIILKNNFSNDDKVIYLALLLSYFLIIQEKLVPQFLSKIITESNNTDDDKLLKYIGAIDTSIKFLGNNHVIKI